From a region of the Agrobacterium tumefaciens genome:
- the phbB gene encoding acetoacetyl-CoA reductase: protein MSRVALISGGTSGIGAAIARALQAAGYKVAVNYAFTTDRAAAFQKETGIPAFQWDVRDYDACLAGIAQVEATFGPIEVLVNNAGITRDAMFHKMSPQQWREVIDTNLTGVFNMTHPVWPGMRERGFGRIVNISSINGQKGQAGQANYSASKAGDIGFTKALAQEGASRNITVNAICPGYIGTEMVRAIPEQVLSERIIPQIPVGRLGEPEEIARCVLFLVSDQAGFITGSTLTANGGQYFA from the coding sequence ATGAGCCGGGTTGCGTTGATTTCAGGCGGAACGAGCGGAATCGGGGCAGCAATTGCGCGTGCATTACAGGCCGCCGGCTACAAGGTGGCTGTCAACTACGCCTTCACGACCGATCGTGCAGCGGCGTTCCAGAAGGAAACCGGCATACCGGCGTTTCAGTGGGACGTACGCGACTACGACGCCTGCCTTGCGGGCATCGCCCAAGTCGAGGCAACATTCGGCCCAATCGAGGTTCTTGTGAACAATGCCGGCATCACCCGCGACGCGATGTTTCACAAGATGTCACCCCAGCAATGGCGTGAGGTTATCGATACAAACCTCACCGGTGTGTTCAACATGACCCATCCCGTCTGGCCGGGCATGCGGGAGCGGGGGTTTGGACGTATCGTCAACATATCCTCGATCAACGGTCAGAAGGGGCAGGCGGGGCAGGCGAACTACTCCGCCTCCAAGGCCGGAGATATCGGCTTTACCAAAGCCCTCGCCCAGGAAGGCGCGAGCCGCAATATCACGGTCAACGCGATATGCCCCGGATATATCGGCACGGAGATGGTCAGAGCCATTCCCGAACAAGTCCTGTCAGAGCGCATCATACCGCAGATCCCGGTGGGACGGCTTGGCGAACCCGAAGAGATCGCCCGTTGTGTTCTATTCCTTGTCTCCGACCAGGCGGGATTTATCACCGGCTCCACCCTTACGGCCAACGGCGGACAATATTTCGCCTGA
- a CDS encoding (2Fe-2S)-binding protein encodes MLVCSCNYITDNDIRDVINELLDEDCWQLIVPAKVYHAMAKRGRCCGCFPTVVDLIIKTTEDYHARRHSTEAEVFDFMSRLKRFHEENRRADIERRQKSHRAA; translated from the coding sequence ATGCTGGTTTGCAGCTGCAATTACATTACCGACAACGACATCCGCGACGTCATCAATGAGTTGCTGGACGAGGACTGTTGGCAGCTTATTGTCCCGGCAAAAGTCTATCATGCCATGGCAAAACGTGGCCGCTGTTGCGGCTGTTTTCCGACTGTAGTCGACCTCATCATCAAAACGACCGAGGACTATCACGCCCGTCGCCACTCGACGGAAGCCGAGGTTTTTGATTTTATGTCCCGCCTGAAGCGATTCCACGAAGAGAACAGGAGAGCGGACATTGAAAGGCGACAAAAAAGTCATCGAGCAGCTTAA
- the bfr gene encoding bacterioferritin — MKGDKKVIEQLNEALFLELGAVNQYWLHYRLLNDWGFTKLAKKERAESIEEMQHADKIIDRIIFLEGHPNLQTVAPLRIGQNVKEVLEADLAGEYDARTAYKKSRDICHDAGDYVSMKLFETLLIDEEGHIDFLETQLDLLNKIGENKYGQLNADSADAVESE; from the coding sequence TTGAAAGGCGACAAAAAAGTCATCGAGCAGCTTAACGAGGCGCTGTTCCTCGAACTCGGTGCAGTCAACCAGTATTGGCTCCATTATCGTCTGCTGAATGATTGGGGCTTCACAAAGCTTGCCAAGAAGGAACGTGCTGAGTCCATCGAAGAGATGCAGCACGCCGACAAGATAATCGACCGCATCATCTTCCTTGAAGGTCACCCGAACCTTCAGACCGTCGCTCCCCTGCGTATCGGCCAGAACGTCAAGGAAGTGCTGGAAGCTGATCTCGCGGGCGAATACGACGCACGTACCGCCTACAAGAAGTCGCGTGACATCTGTCATGACGCCGGCGACTACGTGTCGATGAAGCTGTTCGAAACGCTGCTCATCGACGAGGAAGGTCACATCGACTTCCTGGAGACGCAGCTCGACCTTCTCAACAAAATCGGTGAAAACAAATACGGCCAGCTCAACGCTGACTCCGCAGACGCCGTCGAATCCGAATAA
- a CDS encoding RNA pyrophosphohydrolase, producing MTIKAEDLPYRPCAGIMVLNSKGLVWAGRRIKEGNSEYDGSPHLWQMPQGGIDDGEQPLKAAVRELYEETGMKTVTLLAEARDWIHYDLPPELIGIGLRGKYRGQAQRWFAFRFDGDESEIQIDPPPTGHEAEFDAWDWKPMGSLPELIVPFKRGVYEQVVAEFRHLAGQ from the coding sequence ATGACTATCAAAGCAGAAGATTTGCCTTATCGCCCTTGCGCCGGAATCATGGTGCTCAACAGCAAAGGCCTTGTCTGGGCTGGACGGCGTATCAAGGAGGGTAACTCCGAATATGACGGTTCTCCGCATCTATGGCAGATGCCGCAAGGTGGCATCGACGACGGCGAGCAGCCGCTGAAAGCTGCCGTTCGTGAACTTTATGAAGAGACGGGCATGAAGACCGTTACGCTGCTTGCGGAAGCGCGTGACTGGATTCACTACGACTTGCCGCCGGAATTGATCGGTATCGGTCTTCGCGGCAAATATCGTGGGCAGGCACAGCGCTGGTTTGCGTTCCGCTTTGACGGTGACGAGAGCGAAATCCAGATTGATCCGCCGCCGACAGGCCATGAGGCGGAATTCGATGCGTGGGACTGGAAGCCAATGGGAAGCCTGCCTGAATTGATCGTGCCCTTCAAACGGGGCGTTTATGAGCAGGTGGTCGCCGAGTTTCGGCATCTGGCTGGTCAGTAA
- a CDS encoding divergent polysaccharide deacetylase family protein — protein MPSDLRKPLMGRNKKSAGFNRRFSAIMGLAGVAVLTIGGLSIYTALYPDNLQRTTANTQAAATPSEKDQEQPADIAGNAETTGLQPESGRSGANINRSTMADGNVVSVYSPRTRDNDGPVLMSGQTYGQDPRMATRPNDALLEDTAFGRLPIVAADGLRSVEQYARPWSGARGTRVAIVVGGLGLSQTGSQKAIRDLPAEVTLGFAASGNSLQRWMQEARREGHEILLQVPLEPFGYPGTNPGPDTLLASDPAKVNIDRLHRSMAKITNYTGVMNYLGGRFLADQKALEPVMRDIGKRGLLFLDDGSSAQSLSGNIGKAISAPHGFADVQLDNEVNEGAILRKLDELERIARRNGSAIGVASAFDESIAAIAKWSPEASARGIEIVGVSALVSGQAGQ, from the coding sequence TTGCCTTCGGACCTGCGAAAACCGCTCATGGGCCGCAATAAAAAAAGCGCCGGTTTCAACCGGCGCTTTTCGGCAATTATGGGCCTTGCCGGTGTCGCTGTGCTGACGATTGGCGGCTTGTCGATCTATACGGCGCTATATCCGGATAACCTCCAGCGAACGACCGCGAATACGCAAGCTGCTGCGACGCCTTCTGAGAAGGATCAGGAACAGCCGGCCGATATAGCAGGAAATGCTGAGACCACAGGTCTGCAGCCGGAAAGCGGGCGCTCCGGCGCAAACATCAATCGCTCGACGATGGCCGATGGTAACGTCGTATCCGTCTATTCCCCTCGGACGCGGGATAATGATGGGCCGGTTTTGATGAGTGGTCAGACCTATGGCCAGGACCCTCGTATGGCCACCAGGCCCAATGACGCCTTGCTGGAAGACACTGCATTCGGTCGCTTGCCGATCGTCGCAGCGGATGGCCTGCGTTCGGTGGAACAATATGCCAGGCCGTGGTCAGGCGCGCGCGGGACGCGTGTTGCCATCGTTGTTGGTGGCCTGGGTTTGAGCCAGACTGGCTCCCAGAAGGCCATTCGTGATCTTCCTGCAGAGGTGACGCTGGGCTTCGCGGCAAGCGGTAACAGCCTGCAACGCTGGATGCAGGAAGCGCGTCGCGAAGGTCATGAGATTTTGCTGCAGGTTCCGCTTGAACCCTTTGGTTATCCGGGAACCAATCCTGGGCCCGATACCTTGCTGGCGAGTGACCCGGCCAAGGTCAACATTGATCGTCTGCATCGTTCCATGGCGAAAATCACCAATTACACCGGTGTGATGAACTATCTCGGGGGACGCTTTCTCGCCGATCAAAAGGCGTTGGAGCCCGTGATGCGAGATATCGGCAAGCGCGGACTGCTGTTTCTCGATGATGGTTCATCCGCTCAGTCTTTAAGTGGCAACATCGGCAAGGCGATATCCGCACCTCATGGCTTCGCTGACGTTCAACTCGACAATGAGGTCAACGAAGGTGCGATCCTGCGCAAGCTCGACGAACTGGAACGGATAGCGCGCCGCAACGGTTCTGCGATCGGAGTGGCGTCGGCATTTGACGAAAGCATCGCTGCCATCGCGAAGTGGTCACCGGAGGCGTCGGCGCGAGGCATTGAGATCGTTGGCGTTTCTGCGCTTGTCTCGGGACAGGCAGGACAGTAA
- a CDS encoding S41 family peptidase, whose product MIRKVSLLLIGGLMGATAMSVIYSASMPAQAAGPSTYKELSIFGDVFERVRAQYVTPPDDEKLVENAINGMLSSLDPHSSFMNAQDANDMRTQTKGEFGGLGIEVTMENELVKVITPIDDTPASRAGILAGDFISEIDGTPVRGLKLEQAVEKMRGAVKTPIKLTIIRQGADKPLEFTVMRDIIAVRAVKSRVEGDVGYLRVISFTEKTYDDLEKAIKKIKADVPADKLKGYVLDLRLNPGGLLDQAINVSDAFLERGEVVSTRGRNPDETRRFNATAGDLTDGKPVIVLVNGGSASASEIVAGALQDLRRATVVGTRSFGKGSVQTIIPLGEAGALRLTTALYYTPSGKSIQGTGIQPDIKVEQPLPPELQGKVTSEGESGLTGHIKGQSETEEGSGSSAYVPPEAKDDIQLNYALDLLRGNKTDPSFPPNPEKAVVNKQ is encoded by the coding sequence ATGATTCGTAAGGTTTCGCTTCTCCTTATCGGTGGGCTTATGGGCGCCACGGCGATGAGTGTGATTTATTCGGCGAGCATGCCGGCGCAGGCCGCCGGACCTTCGACTTATAAGGAACTGTCGATTTTTGGTGACGTGTTCGAGCGCGTCCGCGCCCAATATGTAACGCCACCAGATGATGAGAAGCTGGTCGAAAATGCCATCAACGGCATGCTCAGCTCGCTTGATCCGCATTCGAGCTTCATGAATGCGCAGGACGCCAACGACATGCGCACCCAGACCAAGGGTGAGTTTGGCGGTCTCGGCATCGAAGTGACCATGGAAAATGAACTGGTCAAGGTTATCACGCCCATCGACGATACGCCCGCATCTCGCGCCGGCATCCTCGCAGGCGACTTCATTTCGGAAATTGACGGAACACCGGTTCGTGGCTTGAAGCTGGAGCAGGCCGTTGAAAAGATGCGCGGCGCCGTCAAGACGCCGATCAAACTGACGATCATCCGTCAGGGCGCAGACAAGCCACTCGAATTCACTGTGATGCGTGACATCATTGCCGTGCGTGCGGTCAAATCCCGCGTTGAAGGCGATGTCGGTTATCTTCGTGTCATCTCCTTCACGGAGAAGACCTATGACGACCTCGAAAAGGCGATCAAGAAAATCAAGGCGGACGTTCCGGCCGACAAGCTCAAGGGCTATGTGCTCGACCTTCGCCTCAACCCAGGCGGTCTGCTTGATCAGGCGATCAACGTTTCCGACGCCTTCCTCGAGCGTGGTGAGGTCGTTTCGACCCGTGGCCGCAATCCGGATGAAACCCGCCGCTTCAACGCGACTGCAGGCGATCTGACCGATGGAAAGCCGGTAATCGTGCTTGTCAACGGCGGTTCGGCTTCGGCATCTGAAATCGTAGCTGGTGCTCTGCAGGATCTTCGCCGTGCGACGGTTGTCGGTACGCGCTCGTTCGGCAAGGGCTCCGTCCAGACGATCATTCCGCTTGGCGAAGCAGGCGCACTGCGCCTGACCACGGCGCTCTATTACACCCCGTCTGGCAAGTCGATCCAGGGCACGGGTATTCAGCCTGACATCAAGGTTGAACAGCCGCTGCCACCGGAATTGCAGGGTAAGGTCACAAGCGAAGGTGAATCGGGTCTGACTGGTCACATCAAGGGACAGAGCGAAACCGAAGAAGGTTCTGGTTCTTCCGCTTATGTTCCGCCGGAAGCAAAGGACGACATTCAGCTCAACTATGCGCTGGATCTTCTGCGCGGCAACAAGACCGATCCGTCCTTCCCGCCGAACCCGGAAAAGGCTGTGGTCAACAAGCAGTAA
- a CDS encoding murein hydrolase activator EnvC: protein MDRGRQKKGQMAVAGAVIAALALGLFPAGFTVARDDAGAASADATNAPPDDLQALEKRRDVNRQDLEELVDSIGLSEDKTRQLEESIAALDQDSTRIRQELIDSAARRKDLETKISDGEDRLAKLGVREDGVKASLRERRGVLAEVLAALQRMGRNPPPALLVSPEDALASVRSAILLGAVVPGIRAETDKLVAALKELTDLQQAIAREKGDLTGMMTASLEEEKRLDLLLAENDRRNTQTASELEAERKRSEELAGKATSLEGLVSSLETEISSVREAMEKARAEEQRLARLSEAEREKERAGAEAGTPDKNRIAPAYPFASLKGKLDMPVAGDVLRRFGDADGTGHFSRGLVVATGPEALVTAPADGFVVFAGDFRSYGRMIILNTGDGYHVVLTGMDNVRTRQGMFVFSGEPIASMGAKRVASAAALALETDRPTLYIEFRKDGVPVDSQPWWTAKNTGRAHNDS, encoded by the coding sequence ATGGACAGAGGACGGCAGAAAAAGGGGCAGATGGCTGTTGCAGGCGCGGTGATCGCTGCCTTGGCCCTCGGTCTTTTTCCCGCTGGCTTTACCGTCGCGCGCGATGATGCGGGCGCGGCCAGCGCGGATGCCACCAATGCCCCGCCCGATGATCTGCAGGCGCTTGAAAAGCGCCGCGACGTGAACCGTCAGGATCTCGAGGAACTGGTCGACAGCATTGGGCTTTCCGAAGACAAGACCCGACAGCTTGAGGAGAGTATCGCCGCGCTTGACCAGGACAGCACGCGTATCCGCCAGGAACTGATCGATTCGGCGGCGCGGCGTAAGGATCTCGAAACAAAAATCAGCGATGGCGAAGACCGGCTGGCAAAACTCGGTGTGCGCGAAGATGGCGTGAAGGCCTCTCTGCGCGAGAGGCGTGGTGTGTTGGCCGAGGTTCTGGCGGCACTTCAGCGTATGGGGCGCAACCCGCCGCCTGCCCTGCTCGTCTCGCCGGAAGATGCGCTTGCTTCGGTTCGCAGCGCCATTCTGCTCGGCGCCGTTGTTCCGGGTATTCGTGCCGAGACTGACAAGCTCGTAGCCGCTCTCAAAGAATTGACCGATCTGCAGCAGGCAATCGCTCGCGAAAAAGGCGATCTTACGGGTATGATGACGGCCAGTCTGGAAGAGGAAAAACGCCTCGACCTTTTGCTGGCAGAGAATGATCGTCGCAATACGCAGACTGCGTCTGAACTGGAAGCAGAACGCAAGCGTTCGGAAGAACTTGCCGGCAAGGCAACGAGTCTGGAAGGCCTTGTAAGTTCTCTTGAAACCGAGATCAGTTCGGTGCGTGAGGCGATGGAAAAGGCGCGGGCGGAAGAGCAACGTCTGGCGCGTCTTTCCGAGGCAGAACGAGAGAAAGAGAGAGCCGGCGCAGAGGCGGGAACGCCCGATAAAAACCGTATTGCGCCAGCATATCCTTTCGCAAGTTTGAAGGGTAAGCTGGATATGCCGGTGGCTGGCGACGTTCTGCGTCGCTTTGGAGACGCCGACGGAACAGGTCACTTTTCCAGAGGTCTCGTGGTTGCAACGGGCCCCGAGGCGCTGGTGACGGCCCCTGCAGACGGTTTTGTGGTTTTTGCGGGCGATTTCCGCAGTTATGGCCGCATGATCATCCTCAATACCGGGGATGGTTATCATGTGGTTCTGACGGGCATGGACAATGTAAGGACAAGGCAGGGAATGTTTGTATTCTCTGGCGAGCCCATCGCTTCGATGGGTGCAAAAAGAGTAGCAAGTGCAGCAGCATTGGCGCTGGAAACGGACAGGCCAACGCTCTACATTGAGTTCAGGAAAGACGGCGTGCCGGTTGATTCTCAACCGTGGTGGACCGCAAAAAATACCGGAAGGGCGCACAATGATTCGTAA
- the rlmH gene encoding 23S rRNA (pseudouridine(1915)-N(3))-methyltransferase RlmH: protein MRISIFAVGRLKSGPEKDLAARYLERLAKTGPAIGLEFSRVIEVAESRASNAETRKREEAAMLEKHLADGAALVLLDERGKALDSPAFAEFFGNLRDSGRRDLIIAIGGADGLDPSLYEKAVAVLNLGKLTWPHQLVRILIAEQLYRAVTILSGHPYHRV from the coding sequence ATGCGAATTTCGATTTTTGCGGTGGGACGGTTGAAATCCGGCCCCGAAAAGGATCTTGCGGCCCGCTATCTCGAGCGTCTCGCAAAAACCGGTCCAGCGATCGGTCTGGAATTTTCACGCGTCATTGAAGTTGCCGAAAGTCGTGCATCGAACGCGGAGACACGCAAGCGTGAAGAAGCGGCGATGCTTGAGAAGCATCTGGCCGATGGAGCGGCTCTGGTGTTGCTCGATGAACGCGGCAAGGCGCTGGACAGTCCCGCGTTTGCCGAGTTTTTTGGTAACCTGCGCGACAGCGGTCGACGTGATCTGATTATCGCCATTGGCGGGGCAGATGGGCTTGATCCGTCGCTTTACGAGAAGGCCGTCGCGGTTCTCAATCTCGGAAAACTCACCTGGCCGCATCAACTCGTGCGCATTTTGATTGCCGAACAGCTTTACCGCGCCGTCACCATTCTTTCCGGCCACCCCTATCATCGCGTTTGA
- the rsfS gene encoding ribosome silencing factor, with amino-acid sequence MLGKGKPLTTVHAKGRAHVAIPKGQDSGADAADHALETVLASLEDSKAEDIVSLNIAGKSALADYMVVVSGRSNRHVSAICEHLLKDMKDEGFGNARVEGLETGDWVLIDTGDIIVHVFRPEIREFYNIEKMWATPDMPEETLH; translated from the coding sequence ATTCTTGGGAAAGGAAAACCTCTGACAACAGTTCACGCCAAGGGAAGAGCACATGTTGCTATCCCGAAGGGCCAGGACAGTGGCGCCGATGCCGCCGACCATGCCCTTGAAACCGTCCTCGCGAGTCTCGAGGACTCCAAGGCTGAAGATATCGTATCTCTCAACATTGCCGGAAAATCGGCGCTTGCTGACTACATGGTGGTGGTCTCCGGGCGATCGAACAGGCATGTTTCGGCGATCTGCGAGCATCTTCTCAAAGATATGAAGGATGAGGGCTTCGGAAACGCCCGCGTCGAAGGTCTTGAGACCGGCGACTGGGTGCTGATCGATACAGGCGATATCATCGTTCATGTTTTCCGCCCGGAAATCCGTGAATTCTACAACATCGAAAAGATGTGGGCGACGCCGGATATGCCGGAGGAAACGCTGCATTGA
- a CDS encoding nicotinate-nucleotide adenylyltransferase, which produces MVAEVRIDRRYLTMPHAERGMVIGLFGGSFNPPHAGHALVAEIALRRLGLDQLWWMVTPGNPLKSRADLAPLEDRIAACERLVSDPRIKVTAFEKSLGISYTANTLAKVKAKNPHVRFIWVMGADNLKSFHRWQKWRQIAETFPIAVIDRPGSTLAYLSSTMAQAFSHARVDEDDAGVLWKKNAPAWVFIHGPRSTLSSTALRNGHK; this is translated from the coding sequence TTGGTAGCCGAAGTACGGATCGACAGGCGTTACCTCACCATGCCGCATGCAGAGCGCGGCATGGTCATCGGGCTTTTCGGCGGGTCCTTCAATCCGCCGCATGCCGGACATGCGCTGGTGGCGGAAATCGCGCTTCGCAGGCTCGGGCTTGACCAGCTCTGGTGGATGGTGACGCCGGGAAATCCGCTTAAAAGTCGCGCAGACCTTGCACCGCTGGAAGATCGCATTGCCGCCTGTGAAAGGCTGGTGAGCGATCCGCGCATCAAGGTTACGGCGTTCGAAAAGTCGCTTGGCATCAGCTATACGGCCAACACGCTTGCCAAGGTAAAGGCGAAAAATCCTCATGTCCGTTTTATCTGGGTTATGGGGGCCGACAATCTGAAGAGCTTTCACCGCTGGCAAAAATGGCGACAGATCGCTGAAACCTTTCCGATCGCCGTGATCGACCGGCCTGGTTCGACGCTGGCCTATCTGTCTTCCACCATGGCGCAAGCCTTCAGCCATGCGCGGGTCGATGAGGATGATGCGGGTGTTTTGTGGAAAAAAAACGCGCCCGCTTGGGTGTTCATTCATGGCCCGCGTTCGACGCTCAGTTCCACGGCTCTTCGTAACGGTCACAAATGA
- a CDS encoding glutamate-5-semialdehyde dehydrogenase, producing the protein MPEQAVKQSHDIDALMTAIGTQAKAAARPLSIASTEQKNRALLAMAAAIEAAKDKILAANAKDLTAAEGAGIAASFIDRLTLNEARIDRIAEGIRSIAALPDPVGEVIAAWDRPNGLHIERVRTPLGVIGVIYESRPNVTADAGALCLKAGNAVILRGGSDSQHSSRAIHACLVEGLKIAGLPEHAIQLVPVTDRAAVGALLGGLNGTVDVIVPRGGKSLVARVQSEARVPVFAHLEGLCHIYVDQSADLDMAKKIVVNAKMRRTGICGAAETLLVDKAVASTHLEPLVKALVDAGCEVRGSQAVRDVVAGTVSATEEDWRTEYLDAIISVTVVDGISGAIDHIGTYSSNHTEAVIAEDPSVVERFFNEIDSAILLHNASTQFADGGEFGMGAEIGIATGKMHARGPVGVEQLTSFKYRVHGTGQTRT; encoded by the coding sequence ATGCCTGAACAGGCCGTGAAGCAGAGCCATGATATCGATGCGCTGATGACAGCCATCGGCACACAGGCGAAAGCTGCTGCACGACCGTTGTCGATCGCGTCGACTGAACAGAAAAACCGTGCGCTCCTGGCGATGGCCGCAGCCATTGAGGCAGCGAAAGACAAGATTCTTGCTGCCAATGCCAAGGATCTGACGGCCGCTGAAGGCGCCGGTATTGCCGCATCTTTCATTGATCGGCTGACATTGAACGAGGCGCGGATCGACAGAATTGCCGAAGGCATTCGCTCGATTGCCGCCCTTCCCGATCCGGTTGGTGAAGTTATCGCCGCCTGGGACCGGCCAAACGGGCTGCACATCGAGCGCGTTCGCACGCCACTTGGCGTTATCGGTGTCATCTATGAAAGCCGCCCGAATGTCACAGCGGATGCCGGCGCGCTTTGCCTCAAGGCTGGTAACGCGGTCATTCTTCGCGGCGGTTCCGACTCGCAACATTCATCGCGTGCTATCCATGCCTGCCTTGTCGAAGGTTTGAAGATTGCCGGCCTTCCAGAGCATGCTATCCAACTTGTTCCTGTAACGGATCGTGCTGCGGTTGGTGCGCTTCTCGGTGGATTGAATGGCACCGTTGACGTAATCGTGCCGCGCGGTGGCAAAAGCCTTGTGGCCCGCGTTCAATCCGAAGCGCGCGTACCGGTCTTTGCTCATCTCGAAGGGCTTTGCCACATCTATGTCGATCAGTCCGCCGATCTCGACATGGCGAAAAAAATCGTCGTGAATGCCAAGATGCGCCGAACCGGTATTTGCGGCGCGGCCGAAACCTTGCTGGTCGATAAAGCTGTGGCGTCGACGCATCTTGAACCACTGGTGAAAGCGTTGGTCGATGCCGGTTGCGAGGTTCGCGGTTCGCAAGCGGTCCGCGATGTCGTTGCAGGGACAGTATCCGCAACGGAAGAGGATTGGCGTACCGAGTATCTCGATGCGATCATTTCCGTTACCGTCGTTGATGGTATTTCTGGTGCGATTGACCATATCGGTACCTACTCGTCCAATCATACTGAGGCCGTGATTGCGGAAGATCCGTCGGTCGTCGAGCGCTTCTTCAACGAAATCGATTCCGCCATTCTCCTGCATAATGCGTCGACACAATTCGCTGATGGTGGCGAATTCGGCATGGGGGCAGAAATCGGCATCGCGACGGGCAAGATGCACGCGCGGGGACCGGTCGGTGTCGAACAACTTACCTCGTTCAAGTACCGCGTGCATGGCACCGGCCAGACACGGACCTGA
- a CDS encoding glutamate 5-kinase, producing the protein MTSTLARKPLGNHNRIVIKIGSALLVDRKSGLKKDWLDAICEDIAALKKSGVDVQVVSSGAIALGRTVLGLPSGALKLEESQAAAAVGQIALARAWSESLSRHEIVAGQILLTLSDTEERRRYLNARATISQLLKIGAIPIINENDTVATTEIRYGDNDRLAARVATMTGADLLVLLSDIDGLYTAPPHLDPDARFLETISDITPEIEAMAGGAASELSRGGMRTKIDAGKIATAAGCGMIIASGKTLNPLKAIESGARSSWFAPSGTPVTARKTWIAGQLQPAGEVHVDAGAEKALHAGKSLLPAGVRQVKGNFGRGDAVAIIGSEGREIARGLAGYDADEARQIYGHKSNEIEAILGYVGRAAMIHRDDLVMTGPAVKVKTTKKDEVDA; encoded by the coding sequence ATGACGTCGACCTTGGCGCGAAAACCTCTTGGCAATCATAATCGGATCGTCATCAAGATCGGTTCCGCGCTGCTGGTCGATCGAAAGAGCGGACTGAAAAAGGATTGGCTCGATGCCATCTGCGAAGATATCGCAGCCCTGAAGAAGAGCGGTGTGGATGTTCAGGTGGTCTCTTCAGGCGCTATCGCGCTTGGCCGCACCGTGCTTGGGCTTCCTTCCGGTGCGTTGAAGCTTGAGGAAAGCCAGGCGGCTGCGGCCGTCGGACAGATCGCGCTGGCGCGCGCCTGGTCCGAAAGCTTGTCGCGGCATGAGATCGTTGCGGGACAAATCCTGCTGACATTGTCCGATACGGAAGAGCGCCGTCGTTATCTCAACGCGCGTGCGACGATCAGCCAGCTTCTGAAAATCGGTGCGATCCCGATCATCAACGAAAACGATACGGTGGCCACTACCGAGATCCGTTATGGCGACAATGATCGCCTGGCGGCGCGCGTCGCGACAATGACGGGTGCGGATCTTCTCGTGCTGCTGTCGGACATCGACGGTCTTTACACCGCGCCACCGCATCTCGATCCGGATGCCAGGTTCCTCGAGACGATCTCTGACATCACGCCCGAAATCGAAGCCATGGCAGGCGGGGCGGCTTCAGAACTGTCGCGCGGCGGCATGCGCACGAAGATCGACGCGGGCAAGATCGCGACGGCTGCCGGTTGCGGCATGATTATCGCCTCTGGCAAGACGCTCAATCCTTTGAAAGCCATTGAGAGTGGTGCGCGCTCGTCCTGGTTTGCCCCCTCGGGCACGCCCGTCACTGCGCGCAAGACCTGGATTGCCGGGCAGTTGCAGCCCGCTGGCGAAGTGCACGTGGATGCAGGTGCGGAGAAAGCGCTGCACGCGGGCAAGAGCCTGCTTCCCGCTGGCGTACGTCAGGTCAAAGGAAACTTCGGTCGCGGTGATGCCGTTGCCATCATCGGATCTGAGGGACGTGAAATTGCTCGTGGCCTTGCGGGTTACGATGCTGACGAAGCGCGTCAGATCTATGGCCACAAGTCCAATGAAATCGAGGCAATTCTCGGTTATGTCGGACGCGCGGCCATGATCCATCGTGACGATCTGGTCATGACGGGGCCTGCGGTCAAAGTGAAAACCACGAAGAAGGATGAAGTCGATGCCTGA